The Croceibacterium sp. TMG7-5b_MA50 genome segment GCCGCCCGGCGCCTTGCCCCGGTGGAACGGCTTGCCCGGCTGCCGCCGCGGCGCACCGCCGAGTTCGCCCGGTCCTTCAGGTGCAGCCTCGATCCGCACGCCGCCATCGTCGCCCTCGCCCTGCCCCGCGGTCCGCTCAATTGCATTGGCGAAGCGATCGGCGATGGCGGTCGGCACCTGGAAGAAGGATTCGCGCTGACCGATGCGGATCGCGCCGATCTCCCCGCGCGCCACATGGCCGCGGCGGCACAGCAGCGGCAGCAGCCAGCGCGGATCGGCGTTCTGCCGCCGGCCGACATCGATGCGGAACCAGACCACGTCCTCGAACCCTGCCCGCGGTGTCCGCTCCCGGGCCTCGCGCGGCAGATCGGGGGTCAGTTCCTCAGGCTCGGGCATGCTCGCCCGATGTGCACGCACCAGCGCCGCGGCAATGTCGTCGGGGTTCAGCCGCTCCTGCAGGAGTACCGCCAGCGCGCGATCCTCCTCATCTGCGGCCACCGGCTTCGTCAGGCGCTCGATCAGGCGATCGCGGTCTTGCGCGCGGATCTCTGCCGGGCCGGGCGCCGGACGCCATTCGGCCTGCACGCCGGCCGTGCGCAACAGCATCTCCACCCGACGACGCCGGGGATAGGGAACCACCAGCACCGCGGTGCCCTTGCGCCCTGCACGGCCCGTCCGTCCGGAACGGTGTTGCAGCGTCTCCGCATCGCGGGGCACCTCCACATGCACCACCAGGCTGAGGCCAGGCAGATCGATGCCGCGCGCCGCCACGTCCGTCGCCACGCATACCCGCGCGCGGCCATCGCGGAGCGCCTGCAGCGCCTGGTTGCGTTCGCTTTGCGAATGCTCGCCCGACAGCGCAACGACGGCAAATCCACGCTCCTGCAACGTGGCGTGCATCCGGCGTACATTGTCGCGTGTGGCGCAGAACAGGATGGCCGTCTCCGCCTCATGGAAGCGCAGCAGGTTCACCACCGCGTTCTCGATCTCCGCCGGAGCGACCGGCACCGCCTGGTAGGCGATGTCGCCATGGCCGCGCTCCTCCCCGATGGTAGAGATGGCCAGCGCATCGCGCTGGTACTGCCCGGCCAATGCAACGATCGGGCGCGGCATGGTGGCGGAGAACAGCAGCGTGCGCCGGTCGGCCGGCGTCGCGTCGAGGATCTCCTCCAGATCCTCCCGGAAGCCCATGTCGAGCATCTCGTCCGCCTCGTCCAGCACGGCGACCTTCAGCGCTGAAAGGTCCAGCGCGCCGCGCTCCAGATGGTCGCGCAGGCGGCCGGGCGTACCGACCACGATCGACACGCCCTGCTGCAGGGTACGGCGCTCCACCTGAGGGTTCATGCCGCCCACGCAGGTGGCGATCCGGGCGCCGGCCTGGGCGTACAGCCATTCAAGCTCGCGGCTGACCTGCAAGGCCAGCTCGCGCGTCGGCGCGATGATCAGCGCCAGCGGGCCCGCGCCGAAACGCACGCGGCCCACCCCGTCCAGCAGCTCGCCCGCCATCGCCAGGCCGAAGGCGACGGTCTTGCCCGACCCGGTACGGGCGGAAACGATGAGGTCGCGGCCGACTGCCTCATCCTGCAGCACGGCGGCCTGGACTTCGGTGGGTTCGCTGTAGCCTTGCGCGGCAAGGGCGGCGCCGATGGTCGGCGGAAGATCGTTGAAGGTCATGATTGTCCGTATGTAAGGGGCGGCGCCTGTCGCCGCACATGCCCGCCACAAGGCAACCAAACGCATCGCTCTGCGCGCAGATACCGGAATAAAAGGCAGGAAGGCGCCGCCCATAGCCGATCCGGCCCTAAAAGGCGAGTGGCGGATCAGACATGCGCCGGCCGCGCCCTTGCCTTTGGCGCCAGTGCCACCATCTGCCGGTCACCGGCGCGCGGGCCCACTGGCCTCGCCGCCCCTTTGCGTGTAAGGGCGCCCGCCATCATGGCAACGCGAATTAGTGACGCTCCGCGCGTCGGCATGGTCAGCCTGGGCTGCCCCAAGGCGCTGGTCGATTCCGAACGCATCCTGACCCGGCTCCGCGCCGATGGCTATCGCATGTCCGCCGACTATGCCGGCGCGGACGTCGTGGTGGTCAACACCTGCGGCTTCCTCGATTCCGCGAAGGAGGAATCGCTGGAGGCCATTGGCGAGGCCATGGCCGAGAACGGCCGCGTCATCGTGACCGGCTGCATGGGGGACGAGGCCGCGCTGATCCGCGCCCGCTTCCCCGAAGTGCTGGCCGTCACCGGCGCGCACCAGTACGAACAGGTGGTGGACGCCGTGCACGACGCGGCGCCGCCGTCGCAAGGGCCCTTCATCGACCTGATCCCGCAGATGCTGGACGACGAAGGCGGCGTGAAGCTGACCCCGCGCCACTACAGCTATCTCAAGATCTCCGAAGGCTGCAATCATTCCTGCTCCTTCTGCATCATCCCGCAACTTCGCGGGAAGCTCGCCAGCCGTCGGATCGATGCCGTGCTGCGCGAGGCGGAGAAGCTGGTCGCCGCCGGTACGCGCGAATTGCTGGTGATCAGCCAGGATACCTCCGCCTATGGCGTGGACATCCGCCACCAGGAACAGAGCTGGAAAGGCCGGCAGGTGCGCGCGCACATGACCGACCTTGCGCGGGAGCTGGGCCAGCTGCGCACGCCCGAGGGGACAGTGCCGTGGACGCGGCTGCACTACGTCTATCCCTACCCGCACGTCGATCAGGTCATCCCCTTGATGGCCGAAGGGCTGCTGACGCCATATCTCGACATCCCGTTCCAGCACGCCAGCCCTTCGGTCCTGCGCGCGATGCGCCGCCCGGCGAACGAGGCCAAGGTGCTGGACCGCATCCGCAACTGGCGCGAGATCTGCCCAGACCTGGCGATCCGCTCATCCTTCGTGGTGGGCTTCCCGGGAGAGACGGAGCAGGATTTCCAGTACCTGCTCGACTGGCTGGAAGAGGCGCAGCTCGACCGCGTAGGCGGCTTCCGGTTTGAGCCGGTGGAGGGCGCCACCGCCAATGCCCTGCCCGGCGCCGTGCCGGAAGAGGTTAAGGAGGAACGCTTCCAGCGCCTGATGGAGGCGACCAGCCGCATCAGCGCGGCGCGCCTCGCCGCCAAGGTCGGCCGCATCATTCCCGTCATCGTGGACGAGGTTGGTGAGCCGGACGAGGAGGATGGCAGCATCGGTGCCACCGCCCGCAGCCAGGCCGACGCGCCGGAGATCGACGGCCAGGCGCTGCTGCGCGACGTGCCGGCCGACCTGCAACCCGGTGCGATCATCGACGTGCTGGTGGAGGAATCCGACGCGCACGACCTGTTCGCCGTTCCGGTGACGCGGGACTGAGCCGAAGTGATGCGGGCGCGGCTTGCTTCCGCGCCCCGCACTGCCCAACTCGGACGGCATGCGTCGCCTTGCCCTGCCGCTCGCCTGCCTTGCCACATTGCTCACCGCCTGCGGTGCCGCATCCCCGGCACAGGAGATGCAGGCACAGCAAGCCGGCGCCGCTGGCCTTGATGAAGCCGCCATGGCGCGGACGCTGGCGCGGGCGGAGGAGCTGGGCCCGCTCAACAGC includes the following:
- a CDS encoding DEAD/DEAH box helicase, with product MTFNDLPPTIGAALAAQGYSEPTEVQAAVLQDEAVGRDLIVSARTGSGKTVAFGLAMAGELLDGVGRVRFGAGPLALIIAPTRELALQVSRELEWLYAQAGARIATCVGGMNPQVERRTLQQGVSIVVGTPGRLRDHLERGALDLSALKVAVLDEADEMLDMGFREDLEEILDATPADRRTLLFSATMPRPIVALAGQYQRDALAISTIGEERGHGDIAYQAVPVAPAEIENAVVNLLRFHEAETAILFCATRDNVRRMHATLQERGFAVVALSGEHSQSERNQALQALRDGRARVCVATDVAARGIDLPGLSLVVHVEVPRDAETLQHRSGRTGRAGRKGTAVLVVPYPRRRRVEMLLRTAGVQAEWRPAPGPAEIRAQDRDRLIERLTKPVAADEEDRALAVLLQERLNPDDIAAALVRAHRASMPEPEELTPDLPREARERTPRAGFEDVVWFRIDVGRRQNADPRWLLPLLCRRGHVARGEIGAIRIGQRESFFQVPTAIADRFANAIERTAGQGEGDDGGVRIEAAPEGPGELGGAPRRQPGKPFHRGKAPGGDRPPFKGPHNGGGARFGRKGEGNGPRSKGFGGKGRPQRG
- the rimO gene encoding 30S ribosomal protein S12 methylthiotransferase RimO; its protein translation is MATRISDAPRVGMVSLGCPKALVDSERILTRLRADGYRMSADYAGADVVVVNTCGFLDSAKEESLEAIGEAMAENGRVIVTGCMGDEAALIRARFPEVLAVTGAHQYEQVVDAVHDAAPPSQGPFIDLIPQMLDDEGGVKLTPRHYSYLKISEGCNHSCSFCIIPQLRGKLASRRIDAVLREAEKLVAAGTRELLVISQDTSAYGVDIRHQEQSWKGRQVRAHMTDLARELGQLRTPEGTVPWTRLHYVYPYPHVDQVIPLMAEGLLTPYLDIPFQHASPSVLRAMRRPANEAKVLDRIRNWREICPDLAIRSSFVVGFPGETEQDFQYLLDWLEEAQLDRVGGFRFEPVEGATANALPGAVPEEVKEERFQRLMEATSRISAARLAAKVGRIIPVIVDEVGEPDEEDGSIGATARSQADAPEIDGQALLRDVPADLQPGAIIDVLVEESDAHDLFAVPVTRD